In the Methanobrevibacter oralis genome, one interval contains:
- a CDS encoding right-handed parallel beta-helix repeat-containing protein gives MEKSFKFSLILLVVFVLIGSLNMVSASIDIVNEAVLDDSSLSSDTLEDVVSVNDNIVYVSNYGNDESGNGSIDSPYASLSQAINKSENGYVICLNGSFSGEKNCNLFIDKNLSITSFGLSYINCGSKNRIFNVLEGCTFSVSNLSFSHADVSNLDNSNGGAIYSEGILIIQRCEFNYCTANNGGAIYSKGKLILNNSRFYYNRAIAYGGTIYCSADNSLVNNSIFKKNCAKSKTTGVSGGAISNFGNNFTVSCSLFEGNYAKETSKVKNDPIYGGAISNYGKGFYVYGCDFIGNYVEVRTDAGSGEVCLNIAEGGAIYTVAGAKVENCHFDKDTAHCRYSSNQINIYGNRCYGGAISIASGKSFYLLNNTFTNCSSANGVVKNDANYAIFENNTFDNNKAMFMGSSIYDNGENNLYIGNTFLNNNDSKNQAQGTVYANACNVTFENNTFLNNYDTSGSVYSFNNAAIYIYNPTFKGGSDAGNTNIKISNNKFNGNDMGIYLYCSGGAKISNNKFTNQRQNAIQTYAGRDLNILDNYFENNHGYHGAVDIGSRNTLIKGNTFVNNTGVVAGAIGLLCRGDLTIDSNTFIGNHVTSEGGGDIYSIYGDMKITNNDFVINSIYKDESSIYTKYGKINAINNKFTISNNLHKIIKQRGQIEYYLNNVIYDNTLVNDDGSVNNSSVENLVDLHKRTKDDFIYYRNATENNVNLDDDSDPIDSGNTEPKHIEEMINDIVDDITDIINDITDIIDNINGSSDGSSDGSFISSVGTLNSNSSITNSSSDVGKSHELDKDQSIEVSSQPTTDSAKEISSEELSRSIAYDLSEKKPATSINSNMNLFAILIIVLAILLIYGCYRGRKDI, from the coding sequence ATGGAAAAATCTTTTAAGTTTTCATTGATTCTTTTAGTTGTTTTTGTACTTATTGGATCATTAAATATGGTTTCTGCCTCTATTGATATTGTCAATGAAGCAGTTTTAGATGATTCCTCTTTATCTTCTGATACGTTGGAAGATGTTGTTTCTGTAAATGATAATATTGTGTATGTCTCAAATTATGGTAATGATGAAAGTGGTAATGGTTCTATAGATTCTCCTTATGCAAGTTTATCTCAAGCAATTAACAAATCTGAAAATGGTTATGTAATATGCTTGAATGGTTCTTTTTCTGGTGAAAAAAATTGTAATTTATTTATAGATAAAAATTTATCAATTACTTCTTTTGGTCTTTCATATATTAATTGTGGTTCTAAAAATAGGATTTTTAATGTTTTAGAAGGATGTACTTTTTCTGTTAGTAATTTATCTTTTTCACATGCTGATGTTTCTAATTTAGATAATTCTAATGGTGGGGCTATATATTCAGAAGGTATTTTAATTATTCAAAGATGTGAATTTAACTATTGTACTGCTAATAATGGAGGAGCCATTTATTCTAAAGGCAAATTAATATTAAACAATTCTAGATTCTATTATAATAGAGCAATAGCATACGGAGGAACTATATACTGCTCAGCTGATAATAGTTTAGTTAATAATTCTATTTTTAAAAAGAATTGTGCTAAGAGTAAAACTACTGGAGTTTCTGGTGGTGCTATTTCTAATTTTGGTAATAATTTCACTGTTTCTTGTTCTCTATTTGAGGGTAATTATGCGAAAGAAACTAGTAAAGTTAAAAATGATCCAATTTATGGTGGTGCTATTTCTAATTATGGAAAAGGATTTTATGTCTATGGTTGTGACTTTATAGGTAATTATGTTGAAGTTAGAACTGATGCTGGTTCTGGTGAAGTTTGTTTAAATATTGCTGAAGGTGGTGCTATTTATACTGTTGCAGGTGCTAAAGTAGAAAATTGTCATTTTGATAAGGATACTGCTCATTGTAGATATTCTAGCAATCAAATTAATATCTATGGTAATAGATGTTATGGTGGTGCTATTAGTATTGCTTCAGGTAAAAGTTTTTATCTTTTAAATAATACTTTCACAAATTGTAGTTCTGCTAATGGTGTTGTGAAAAATGATGCTAATTATGCTATATTTGAAAATAACACTTTTGATAATAATAAAGCAATGTTTATGGGTTCTTCAATATATGATAATGGTGAAAATAATCTTTATATTGGTAATACTTTCTTAAATAATAATGATTCTAAAAATCAAGCTCAGGGAACTGTATATGCTAATGCTTGTAATGTAACTTTTGAAAATAATACTTTTCTTAATAATTATGATACAAGTGGTAGTGTATATTCTTTTAATAATGCTGCTATTTATATTTATAATCCTACTTTTAAAGGAGGATCAGATGCAGGAAATACTAATATTAAAATCTCAAATAATAAGTTTAATGGTAATGATATGGGTATTTATTTATATTGTTCTGGTGGAGCTAAAATTTCAAATAATAAATTCACTAATCAAAGACAAAATGCTATTCAAACTTATGCAGGTAGGGATTTAAATATTTTAGATAATTATTTTGAGAATAATCATGGATATCATGGTGCTGTTGATATAGGTTCTCGTAACACTCTTATTAAAGGCAATACATTTGTCAATAACACTGGTGTTGTTGCAGGAGCTATTGGTCTTTTATGTAGGGGAGATTTAACAATTGATTCTAATACTTTCATAGGCAATCATGTTACTTCTGAGGGTGGTGGAGATATTTACTCAATTTATGGGGATATGAAGATAACAAATAATGATTTTGTTATTAATTCTATTTATAAAGATGAAAGTTCTATCTATACAAAATATGGTAAGATTAATGCTATAAATAATAAATTCACTATTTCGAATAATCTACATAAAATTATTAAACAAAGAGGTCAAATTGAATATTATTTGAATAATGTTATTTATGATAATACTCTGGTAAATGATGATGGTAGTGTAAATAATTCTTCTGTTGAGAATCTTGTAGACCTTCATAAAAGAACTAAGGATGATTTTATTTATTATCGTAATGCTACTGAGAATAATGTTAATTTAGATGATGACTCCGACCCTATTGATTCTGGTAATACTGAACCAAAGCATATAGAAGAGATGATTAATGACATTGTTGATGATATAACTGATATTATTAATGATATAACTGATATTATTGATAATATAAATGGTTCTAGTGATGGAAGTTCTGATGGTTCTTTTATTTCTTCTGTTGGAACATTAAATTCTAATAGTTCTATTACTAATAGTTCTTCAGATGTTGGTAAATCTCATGAGCTTGATAAAGATCAAAGTATTGAAGTTAGTTCTCAACCAACTACTGATTCTGCTAAGGAAATAAGTTCTGAAGAACTTTCTCGATCAATTGCTTATGATTTATCCGAAAAAAAACCAGCTACTTCAATTAATTCTAATATGAATCTATTTGCTATTTTGATTATTGTTTTAGCTATATTGTTAATTTATGGATGTTATAGAGGTAGAAAAGATATTTAA
- a CDS encoding transposase: MFFLDNAKIHKAKIVEEACEILSVNLVYLPPYCPFLNPIEDIWKDIKREIYNTDHKSLDELIKLFESKFYEKIDKISYFENWVMKFFGVNIS; the protein is encoded by the coding sequence ATATTTTTTTTAGATAATGCAAAGATCCACAAAGCGAAAATTGTTGAAGAAGCATGTGAAATTTTATCAGTAAACCTTGTTTATTTACCTCCATATTGTCCGTTTTTAAACCCTATAGAAGACATATGGAAAGATATAAAGAGAGAAATATATAACACCGATCATAAATCATTGGATGAATTAATTAAACTTTTTGAGTCAAAATTTTATGAAAAAATAGATAAGATTTCATATTTTGAAAATTGGGTGATGAAATTCTTTGGGGTAAACATTTCGTAA
- a CDS encoding helix-turn-helix domain-containing protein, giving the protein METIDKLEEQGIAELDKYLKEYRQAHNIYMRLLAVRMVKLGETRTTVGEFIRKDRKTVGNWVKDYDEYGIEGLIPDYSNCGTKSKLTNDQLIELKILLSDPDKHYTIIGAQELIKERFGVKYSYKQVWEITRKKLGFNYCKPFLIYNEAPADAEEILLKKRS; this is encoded by the coding sequence ATGGAAACTATAGATAAACTCGAAGAACAAGGAATCGCAGAACTTGATAAATATTTAAAAGAATATAGGCAAGCACACAATATTTATATGAGATTATTAGCAGTTAGAATGGTTAAATTGGGTGAAACTAGAACTACAGTTGGGGAATTCATTCGTAAGGATAGAAAAACAGTAGGAAATTGGGTTAAAGATTATGATGAATATGGAATCGAAGGTTTAATACCAGATTACTCAAATTGCGGTACAAAATCCAAATTAACTAATGATCAGTTAATTGAATTAAAAATACTCTTAAGTGATCCCGATAAACATTACACCATTATTGGTGCACAAGAACTAATTAAAGAGAGATTTGGAGTCAAATATTCTTATAAACAAGTTTGGGAAATTACAAGAAAGAAATTAGGGTTTAATTATTGTAAACCGTTCCTTATTTACAATGAAGCTCCAGCAGATGCCGAAGAAATACTTTTAAAAAAACGTTCGTAA